A single window of Nicotiana sylvestris chromosome 5, ASM39365v2, whole genome shotgun sequence DNA harbors:
- the LOC138868192 gene encoding cytochrome P450 71AU50-like isoform X1 yields the protein MRKLCTLQLLTSQKINSYQSSRKEEVSILVKSIKQAVQDGVAVDLSAKVSSLNANLSCLMVFGKRFMDEDLDKRGFKSIVQEVVHLAATPNLGDFFPYLGVLDLQGLTGRLKALSKVFDEFLEKIIEEHVQSKELRETEDFVDTMMAIMQSGEAGFEFDPRHIRAVLLTLQQHQWNGY from the exons ATGAGAAAATTATGTACTTTGCAACTTCTGACTAGTCAAAAGATTAATTCATATCAATCTTCAAGAAAGGAGGAAGTTTCGATTTTGGTTAAATCAATCAAACAGGCTGTTCAAGATGGTGTTGCTGTTGATCTTAGTGCTAAAGTTTCATCCTTGAATGCAAACTTGAGTTGTTTAATGGTTTTTGGTAAAAGGTTTATGGATGAAGATTTGGACAAAAGGGGTTTTAAATCTATAGTTCAAGAAGTTGTACATTTAGCTGCAACACCAAATCTtggtgatttctttccttatcttGGTGTTTTGGATCTTCAGGGACTTACTGGTAGGCTAAAGGCTCTTTCAAAGGTTTTTGATGAATTTCTTGAGAAGATTATTGAAGAACATGTTCAGTCTAAGGAACTGAGGGAAACTGAGGATTTTGTAGATACCATGATGGCCATTATGCAATCTGGTGAAGCTGGATTCGAGTTCGATCCCCGTCATATTAGAGCTGTTCTATTG ACACTTCAGCAACATCAGTGGAATGGATATTGA
- the LOC104236981 gene encoding cytochrome P450 71AU50-like: MKKLQKELEEVVGIERMLEESDLENLKYLDMVVKEGLRLHSPAPLLIHESIEDCEVGGFYVQKGLRIIVNIYAAQRDPIAWPEPDMFFPERFVGCNVDLCGYDFQLLPFGSGRRSCIGMQLGIIIVRLVVAQLVHCFG; this comes from the coding sequence ATGAAGAAACTCCAAAAAGAGTTAGAAGAAGTGGTAGGAATTGAAAGGATGCTAGAAGAATCAGATTTGGAGAATTTGAAGTACTTAGATATGGTTGTAAAAGAGGGCCTCAGGCTGCATTCACCTGCACCATTACTGATTCATGAGTCCATAGAAGACTGCGAGGTCGGTGGCTTCTACGTACAAAAGGGATTGCGAATTATTGTTAACATATATGCAGCTCAAAGGGATCCTATTGCCTGGCCTGAACCAGACATGTTTTTTCCAGAAAGATTTGTTGGGTGCAACGTAGATCTTTGTGGATACGACTTTCAACTTCTACCATTTGGCTCTGGTAGAAGAAGTTGCATTGGTATGCAGTTGGGGATAATAATTGTTCGCCTTGTGGTCGCGCAATTGGTGCATTGCTTTGGTTGA
- the LOC138868192 gene encoding cytochrome P450 71AU50-like isoform X2: protein MRKLCTLQLLTSQKINSYQSSRKEEVSILVKSIKQAVQDGVAVDLSAKVSSLNANLSCLMVFGKRFMDEDLDKRGFKSIVQEVVHLAATPNLGDFFPYLGVLDLQGLTDTMMAIMQSGEAGFEFDPRHIRAVLLTLQQHQWNGY, encoded by the exons ATGAGAAAATTATGTACTTTGCAACTTCTGACTAGTCAAAAGATTAATTCATATCAATCTTCAAGAAAGGAGGAAGTTTCGATTTTGGTTAAATCAATCAAACAGGCTGTTCAAGATGGTGTTGCTGTTGATCTTAGTGCTAAAGTTTCATCCTTGAATGCAAACTTGAGTTGTTTAATGGTTTTTGGTAAAAGGTTTATGGATGAAGATTTGGACAAAAGGGGTTTTAAATCTATAGTTCAAGAAGTTGTACATTTAGCTGCAACACCAAATCTtggtgatttctttccttatcttGGTGTTTTGGATCTTCAGGGACTTACTG ATACCATGATGGCCATTATGCAATCTGGTGAAGCTGGATTCGAGTTCGATCCCCGTCATATTAGAGCTGTTCTATTG ACACTTCAGCAACATCAGTGGAATGGATATTGA